One genomic window of Corynebacterium diphtheriae includes the following:
- the murG gene encoding undecaprenyldiphospho-muramoylpentapeptide beta-N-acetylglucosaminyltransferase has translation MNTPRVVVAGGGTAGHIEPALAVAESLRHRGTEVVALGTTKGLETSIVPERGFELRLINPVPVPRKINADLFKLPFRLLATISQTRKILKEFDTDVVIGFGGYVAAPAYIAAKLQKIPFIVHEANARSGMANKLGVRLGGMGLNAVANSGMPGTVVGIPIRSSLSGDDTALDRAQQLWGLDPEKKTILITGGSQGARSINAAVAEGIDAVLADPDVQVLHAYGRKNSAPEAQERYVPVAYIDDMAAAYAIADLVIGRSGAMTVAENTAAGIPAIYVPLPHGNGEQGLNAQPLVEEGAAVLVADSEFNGEAFSSLAAKILGDQETYNTMVIAAKESGTANAAETIADIIYSIVKNHDRNK, from the coding sequence GTGAACACTCCACGAGTCGTAGTCGCAGGTGGCGGCACAGCTGGGCATATTGAGCCAGCTCTTGCCGTGGCAGAGTCGCTACGTCACCGAGGTACAGAGGTTGTCGCACTTGGCACGACAAAAGGACTGGAAACGTCGATTGTCCCTGAACGCGGATTTGAACTACGACTGATCAACCCAGTGCCAGTTCCACGAAAAATAAATGCAGATTTGTTCAAGTTGCCGTTTCGGCTATTGGCAACAATTTCTCAAACCCGCAAGATTTTAAAAGAATTCGATACCGATGTGGTTATCGGATTCGGCGGATACGTAGCAGCGCCTGCGTATATTGCAGCAAAACTTCAAAAAATTCCCTTTATCGTTCACGAGGCAAACGCCCGCTCCGGTATGGCCAACAAACTTGGTGTTCGGCTAGGCGGTATGGGACTTAACGCGGTAGCTAACTCCGGCATGCCAGGAACTGTCGTAGGAATTCCTATCCGATCGTCATTGTCTGGCGATGACACCGCACTGGATCGAGCACAACAACTGTGGGGGCTAGATCCAGAGAAAAAGACCATCTTGATCACCGGTGGTTCCCAAGGCGCCCGTTCCATCAACGCTGCGGTGGCAGAAGGCATCGATGCAGTATTAGCTGATCCAGACGTTCAAGTTCTTCACGCATATGGGCGTAAGAATTCTGCTCCCGAGGCACAAGAACGATATGTACCAGTGGCATATATCGACGATATGGCCGCCGCCTATGCCATTGCTGATCTCGTGATCGGTCGCAGTGGAGCAATGACGGTAGCGGAAAATACGGCTGCCGGAATTCCTGCTATTTATGTGCCATTGCCACACGGTAATGGTGAGCAAGGGCTTAATGCACAACCGTTAGTGGAGGAAGGCGCAGCGGTATTGGTTGCGGATTCTGAATTTAATGGCGAGGCTTTTAGCTCATTGGCCGCCAAAATTTTAGGCGATCAAGAAACCTACAACACGATGGTCATCGCAGCTAAGGAATCTGGCACCGCTAACGCTGCGGAGACGATTGCTGACATCATCTATTCCATTGTGAAAAATCACGATCGCAACAAATAA